Genomic segment of Candidatus Methylomirabilota bacterium:
GCACGACCAGGCCGCAGTTGGTGGCGCGATCCGACAGAGGCAGGCGTCGCTTCTGACAGCCGTACGCGCACACGAACAGCTTGAGGCCACGCTCGGCGAGGGCCTGCAGGCGGGCGTCCTCCACCGCGGCCACCGCATCGTCGATCAGGTACAGGTACACGTCGCCGCCCGCGTCGAGCGCCGCGCGGGACAGTCCGAGCGCGGTGTCGAGATTCGGGTGATCGGGCGCGGTGGAGACCATCAGGCCCAGCTTCCGACTGGCGAGAGCCATGGCGGCGAAGCGTAACATCGTGAAAGGGGAGCGTCAATGAACCGTCAAGTCTATCTCGATCACAACGCGTCCACCCCGGTGCATCCGGAGGTGGTGGACGCGATGCTGCCGTACTTCAGCGAGCGCTTCGGCAATCCGTCGAGCGTGCACGGCTTCGGCCGCGCCGCGCGCGAGGGGCTGGAGACCGCGCGGGAGCAGGTCGCCCACTTCCTGCGGGTTGGCAAGGAAGAGATCGTCTTCACCTCCGGTGGCACCGAGTCCGACAACATGGCGGTCAAGGGGGTGGCGATGGCCCGGCGCTCCGGGCACATCATCACCAGCAAGATCGAGCACCACGCGGTGCTGCGGGCGGTGCAGAACCTCGAGACGATGGGCTTCGACGCGACCTATCTGGACGTGGACGGCTTCGGGATGGTGGATCCCGATGCGCTGCGCCGGGCGATCCGGCCCGACACCATCCTGATCTCGATCATGCACGCCAACTCCGAGATCGGCACCGTCCAGCCCGCGCGCGAGCTGGGCGCGATCGCCCGGGAGCACAACATCCCGTTCCACATGGACGCGGTGCAGACCTTCGGCAAGGTGCCGATCGACCTCGACGCGTTCAACATCGACATGCTCTCGTTCTCTGGTCACAAGATCTACGGGCCCAAGGGAGTCGCCGGCCTGTACATCAGAAAGGGCACCAAGATGGTGTCGGTCCAGCACGGCGGCGAGCACGAGCGCCGGCGCCGAGCCGGGACCGAGAACGTGGCCGGGATCGTGGGCTTCGGCAAGGCGGTCGAGGTTCGCGGGCGCGACATGGCCGAGGAGGCCCAGCGGCTGACCGCGCTCCGAGAGCGGCTCTGGGAGGGTCTGAGCCGCCGGGTCCCCGAGGTGCGGCTGAACGGCCATCCCACCCAGCGGGTGCCCGGCACCTGCAACGTGTGCTTCCGGCACGTGGAGTCCGAATCGATCGTTCTCGGGCTGGATCTGAAGGGCATCGGCGTGTCGGCGGGGTCGGCCTGTACCTCCGGCAACGTGGAGCCGTCGTACGTGCTGGTGGCCATGGGCGTGCCGCTCGATTGGGCGATGGGCGCGGTGCGGCATTCGCTCGGCCGCAGCACGACCGCGGAGGACATCGACTACGTGATCGAGTCCACCGAGCCGCTGGTGGCGAAGCTCCGGAGCGCCATGCCCGCGCGGGCCTGAGCCGGTCGGGGGGCGATGCTCGGGCCCGCGGCCGCCCGAGGCTCATCGATCGCTACCGGAACCCGCGGAATGTAGGCATGATGCGGAATCCCGACGGCGCGGAATCCGGACGGCGTGGGCGAGGGCGAGGCGCGCGACACCCCGAGCCGGCGGACACAAGGAGCGACCGAAATGCTTGAGCAGATGCGGCGGGACGTGAGGACGGTGCTGGAGCGCGATCCGGCCGCGCGGTCGGCGGTGGAAGTCGTCCTCTGCACGCCGGGCGTGCACGCGATCTGGATCCACCGCGTGGCCCACCGGTTGTGGGGCGCGGGCTGGAAGCTCGGCGGCCGGTGGCTCTCCCACGTGGGGCGGTTCCTCACCGGTATCGAGATCCACCCCGCGGCGGTCCTCGGCCCCGGGCTCTTCATCGATCACGGCATGGGGATCGTCATCGGCGAGACCGCCGAGATCGGGGAGAACGTCAGCATCCTGCAGGGGGTCACCCTCGGGGGCACCAGCGCCAAGCGCGAGAAGCGTCATCCCACCATCGGCGACAACGTGACGATCGGCGCGGGCGCCGCGGTGCTCGGCGGCTTCACCATCGGGGCGGGCAGCCGGATCGGCGCCGGCTCGGTGGTGGTGCGCGAGGTTCCGGAGAACTGCGTGGTGGTCGGCGTGCCCGGGCGCATCACGTTCCGGAACGGCGAGCGGGTGACCGGCGGCATCGATCTCAACCAGACCGATCTCCCGGATCCGCTCGCCCGCACGCTCGAGCAGATGGCCGACCGGATCCACTCGCTGGAGGCCGAGCTCGAGCGGCTGAAGAAGATGGCCGACGCGGCGGACGCGCGCACTCACTGAGCTCTTCCCACAAGGGGGTCTATCGACGTGCTGCCCAAGGACACCATGGACGTGAAGGAAGCCTCCCGGTACCTCGCGATGGACGAGAAGGTCGTGACCCAGATGGCGATCGAGCGCCGCATCCCGGCCGTCGAGCACGAGGGCAAGTGGCTCTTCTCCAAGAAGTCCATCGACAAGTGGCGCGGGCGCACCGTCACCCGCTGATTCTTCTTCCCTCCCGTCCGCAGTGACGCGGACGATCCTCCACGTCGACATGGACGCGTTCTACGCGTCCGTGGAGCAGCGCGACCGGCCGGAATTGCGCGGGCGGCCGGTCATCGTCGGCGCGGACCCGTCGGGCCGGGGCGTGGTGTCGGCCGCCTCGTACGAGGCGCGGCGGTTCGGCGTGCACTCGGCGATGCCGATCGGACGCGCCGCCCGCCTCTGTCCCCAGGGCTCGTTCCTCCCGGTGGACATGGCCAAGTACGCGGCGGTCTCCCGACAGGTCATGGAGATCCTCGCGGCGTTCACGCCCCTGCTGGAGCCGCTCTCGATCGACGAGGCGTTCCTCGACGTCACCGGCACCGAAGGGCTCCACGGCGACGGCCCGACGGTCGCGCGCGCCATCAAGTCGCGCATCGCGGAGGCGCTCTCGCTCACCGCGTCGGTGGGCGTCGCCGCGAACATGTTCGTGGCGAAGGTGGCCTCGGATCTCCGCAAGCCGGACGGGCTCGTGGTGGTGGCGCCCGGCGCCGAGGCCGACTTCCTGGCTCCGCTGCCGGTCTCGCGGCTGTGGGGAGTGGGCCGCGTCACCGGCGCGTCGCTGGAGGAGATGGGCATCAACACCATCGGCCAGCTCGCCTCGCTGCCGCTTCCGTACCTGGAAGCGAGATTCGGCTCGGGGGCCCGCGGGCTGCACGATCTGGCCTTCGGACGCGACGATCGCACGGTCGAGCCGTTCGCGCCGCCCAAGTCCATGGGCGCCGAGGAGACCTTCGGACAGGACCACCGCGACGTCGAGCGCCTGACCGCGACGCTGCGCGAGCAGGCCGAGCGGGTGGCCCGCGAGCTGCGCGACGAGGGCTATGCGGGCCGATGCGTGACGCTCAAGCTCCGCTTCGCGGACTTCTCCACCCTGACGCGCCGCCACACCGACGACCCGACGCAGGACGGCCTCGCCATCTATCGGCGGGCCCGCGCGCTGCTCGACCGGATTCCGCTCGGGCAGGCGGTGCGCCTGATCGGTCTCTCCGTGTCGGGGCTCGGCCCCGCTGCGTCCGGCCAGCTTTCCCTACTGGAGCCGGACACCGCGCGCCGCGAGCGCCTCGCGCGGGCGATGGATCGGGTGACCGCGCGCTTCGGCGAGGATTCGCTCCGGCCGGCGAGCCTGCTGCGGAAGCCCCGCCGCGGTCCGCGCCCTTTCGGGCGTAACGCATGACCGGCCGTGCTCGCGTTGCCTTCCCTCGGGCGTTCGGCTAGACTCGCTGAATAGCGGTTCATTTCGTCGCCCGGAGAGGCTCAATGGAACGTCCGATCGCCTACGACAAGCTGGCCCGCGAGGACCGTCTCGTCCGCATGCGAGCCCGCGAAGTGGCGCAGCTGAAGATCGACCAGGGGCTGCCGCCGTTCCCCGACCTGCTCTCCCCCGACGCGATCAAGGAACGGGTGCACGGCATCATGGTGGGCGAGCTGCAGGCCATGGAGGGCGCGGGCCGCACGGTCTACGATTTCCCCGACGCGCCGTGGGAGTTCACCATGGACATGGCGCGACAGGTATGGGACGAGTCGCGGCACGTGGAGATCTACGTGCGTCTGCTCGAGCACCTGGACGGCTACATCGGCGAGTTCCCGGAGACGACGATCCTCTGGCGCTGCGCCTGCGCGGAGGATGCGGCGGCGCGGGTGGCCGGGGTGAACCGCGGCCTCGAGGGCCTGGCCTGCGACGTGTTCAACCAGCTGGTGCACATCGCGCGCAAGATGGGCGATCCGATCCTGGAGCGCGCAGTCGACTACGTACTCGCCGACGAGATCACCCACGTCCGGATGGGATCGAAGTGGCTGACCCGTCTCACCGAGGGCGATCCGGAGCGGCGCCGCCGGGCCATCGAGTTCCAGGAGACCATCGACGAGCGCTTCAACCTGGGCGGAATTCGCCGCGAGGGCCCGCACGAGATGGTGCCGATCTCGATCGCCACCGAGGCGCGCCGCGAGGGCGGCTTCACCGACGAGGAGATCGCGCGACTGATCCGCACCACCCAGCGGTCGGCCGTCTACTAGGATCGCGTCGTGTCCCACCCGCTGGCCGGTCATCTGGAGGTCGACGACTCCGCGAGGACCGTCCGGCATTACCGTTACGCGGTCGAGCGGATGACCCGGATCCTCGGCGGCTGGATCGCGCTGACCCCTGAGCTGTCCGCCAAGCTGCTCATGGGCCGGCACGTGTGGGACAACGCCCAGCACGCCGACGCCTGGGGCAAGCGCCTGCCCGAGCTGCGCGCGGCTGCCCAGGTCTCCGAGCCGGCGAGCGCCGGGCTGGTCGCGTTCATGGACGCGCTGGAGGAAGCCGAGGCTCCCGGCGAGACGATCGAGCGGTTGGTCGCGGTCTATCGGGTGCTGAAGCCGCACCTGCTCGCCACCTACGAGGCGCACCTCGCCCGGGCAAACGCGGTGTACGAGCCCCCCACCTGCCGCATTCTCGCTCGCGCCATCGAAGACGAGCGCCGGCACATCACCGCGGGTGAGACCGTCCTGCGTCATCTGCTGCGGTCTCCCGAGCTCGAGCGGCGAGCCCACGCGCGCGAGGTGCGGCTCTGGACGCTCCTGCACGCGTCGGGCGGCGTCACCGGAACGGAGCCGGTCACGCGCGCGTCCGCCGAGGCCGCCACCGCCCCGCTGAGCGACGACGCGGCCGAGTTCATCCGCCTCGAGCGCTCGACCACGGAGTGGCGGATCGCTCCCGAGCTGGCCGCCGCACTCGCCGCGCTCGGCGAGGCGCTGGTCGCCGGCGACCCGACCGCGGTGCGCCGGTGGCTCAGCGCCGAAACGGTCCCGGGCCCCGAGGTGACCGCGCGGCTCGGCGACGCGCGCGGAGGCCGGCATCGGGTCGTGGCGTTCGCCCGCGTCGGCGCGCACCGGCTGGTGAAGCTGCGCATCGACGGTCCCGCCCAGCCGATCACCCTGCTGATGCGCTGGGTGTCCGACGGAGCCGACTGGCGCATCGCCGCGCTCGAGACCGTCTCCGCCTCCGCCGTCCAGCCGGCCTGAGTGACGTGCTCCAGCGCGTCCTGATCGCCAACCGGGGGGAGATCGCCCGTCGCGTCATCCGGGGCTGCCGCACAATGGGGATCCATGCGATCGCGGTCTACTCCGAGGCCGACGCGGGCTGGCCCCATGTGGCGGACGCCGACGAGGCGGTGGCGATCGGCCCGGCGCCGGCGCGCGACAGCTATCTCGACATCGCTCGACTGCTCGAGGCGGCGCGTCGGACGAAGGCCGAGGCCGTCCATCCCGGCTACGGATTCCTCTCGGAGAACTGGCGCTTCGCCCAGGCCTGCGAGGCGGCCGGGCTCGTGTTCATCGGCCCGTCGTGGCGGGTGATCCAGCAGATGGGCGACAAGGTCGCGGCGCGCGCGCTGATGTCCGCGGCGGGGGTCCCGGTGGTCCCGGGCAGCACGGGGCCGGTGGACTCGGTGGACGCCGCGCGCGAGGTCGCGGCCCGCGTCGGCTATCCGGTGATGGTCAAGGCGGCCGCGGGCGGCGGCGGCATCGGGATGGTGCGGGTGCCGGACGAGGCGGGGCTGGCCTCCGCCTTCACCGCGGCGCAGCGGCGGGCGCAGTCCGCCTTCGGCTCGGGCGCGCTATTCGTGGAGCGTTACCTGGAGAACCCACGCCACGTCGAGGTCCAGGTCTTCGGCGATGCCGGCGGCCGAGTCGTCCACCTGCACGAGCGCGAGTGCTCCATCCAGCGCCGGCATCAGAAGCTGGTCGAGGAGAGCCCGGCGCCCAACCTCCCGGCCGCGCTCAGGGCCCGGCTGACCGAGGCGGCGGTCGCGGGGGCGCGCGCGGTCGGCTACGTGAACGCGGGGACGATGGAGTTCATCGTCCACGGTGAGCAGTTCTACTTCCTCGAGATGAACACGCGCCTGCAGGTCGAGCATCCGGTGACCGAAGAGGTGACGGGTCTGGACCTGGTGCAGGCGCAGCTGCGGGTGGCGTCCGGGGAGCCGCTGCCGTGGACGCAGGAGCAGGTGCCCCAGCGCGGGTGCAGTATCGAGTGCCGCGTCTATGCCGAGGACCCGGCCCGCAACTTCATGCCGTCGCCCGGGCGCATCTCCCGGCTGGTGCTTCCCGCCGGACCCGGCGTGCGCGTCGAGTGCGGAGTGGCCGAGGGCGTGGAGGTCTCGGTGCACTACGATCCGCTGCTCGCGAAGCTCATCGCCACCGGCGCCACCCGGGTCGACGCGATCGAGCGGATGCGTGGGGCTCTCGCGGCCTTCGTGGTCGAGGGCGTGAAGACGGTCATCCCCTTCCAGCAGCGCGTCGTGGACAGCCCCGCGTTCCGCGCGGGCGCGGTGCACACGCAGATGGTGGAGCAGGGCGCCTTCCGCTGAGGCGTCGCTCGAAGCCGGCGCGATGGAGACAACCCTCACCGACGCGCGGACGCGGGCGATGACCGCGGCGGGGTTCTGGCGCAACGAGAGCCTGCTGACCTATCTCGACCGCTGGGCCCGCACGCGACCGGACAAGACCGCCCTGGTCGACGCCCGCGGGCGCCTGTCGTGGAGCGAGCTGGCGCGGGCGGCGGACCGGGTAGCCCACGGGCTTCGCTCTCACGGCGTGGAGCCAGGGCGGGTCATCTCCTGCCAGATGCCCAACTGGAGCGAGGCGATCGTGGTGTTCCTGGCCGCGCTCCGGCTCGGGGCGGTGATCAATCCGATTCCGCCGACCTACCGCGCCAGCGAGGTGCGCTTCATGCTGGGGCTCCTCGAGTCGCAGGTGGCGGTGGTGCCCGCCACGTTTCGCGGGTTCGACCACGCCGGCATGCTGGCCGGCCTGCGCGCGGAGTTGCCGCGCCTCGAGCACGTGTTCGTGGCCCGGGGCGACGGGCCGGCCGGCACCACGCCGCTTCGCACCCTCACCGACGAGGCGTGGGAGGCCCGCGAGGGCCGGCGCGAGTTCCCGGGCACGCCACCCGACGCGGTCCACGAGGTGGTGTTCACCTCGGGCACCACCGGCGAGCCCAAGGGGGTCATGCACACCCAGAACACCACGCTGTCCACGCTCCATCTGGCGATCGAGCGGCTCGATCTGACCGAGCGCGACGTGCTACTGATGGCCTCGACCGTCGGCCATCAGACCGGCTTTCTGTTTGGCCACTGCCTGAACCTGCTGCTGGGCGCCACCACGGTCTGGATGGACGTCTGGAACGTGGAGGAGGCCGCCCGCCTGATCGAGGGCCAAGGGGTGACGTTCTCGATGGGCGCGACCCCGTTCCTGCGCGATCTCACGTATCTCGAGACCGGTCGTGATCGCTCCTCGCTGCGCCTGTTCATCTCCGCCGGGGCGCCGATCCCGCGCGCCCTGGTGCGGGACGCGCGCGAGCGCCTCGGGTGCGTCATCTCGGCGGGGTGGGGGATGACCGAGAACGGGATGGTCACCTGCAACGGCCTGCGCGACGACGAGGGGAAGATCGTCGGCAGCGACGGCTCTCCGCTGGCCGGCATGGAGCTGCGGATCGTGGACGACGACGGGACGCCCGTACCGCCCGGCGTGGAGGGCGATCTGCTGGCGCGCGGGGCCGCCCAGTTCGTCGGCTACTTCCGGCGGCCGCAGTTCACCGCCGAGGCCCACACCGCCGACTCATGGTTCCGCACCGGGGACCGCGGCACCCTCGACCGCGACGGGTACCTGGCGATCACCGGCCGCTCGAAGGATCTCATCATCCGGGGGGGCGAGAACATCCCGGTCGTGGAGGTCGAGAACCTGCTCTACACTCATCCGAAGGTCGCCGGCGTCGCGATCGTGGCCACGCCCGATCCCCGGCTGGGGGAACGGGCGTGCGCGGTGGTGATCCCGCGCGAGGGACAGACGATCACGCTGGGCGAGATCGTGAGCTTCCTGGAGCGTCACCACCTGGCCCGACAGAAGTTCCCGGAGCGCCTCGAGGTCGTCTCCGAGTTCCCCACCACGCCGAGCGGCAAGATCCAGAAGTACAAGCTACGTGACCTGGTGGCCGAACGGGCCCGGCGCACGGAGAAGCCAACATGAATCTCGAACTGGCGGACAAGAGCGTGATCGTCACCGGTGGCGGCTCCAACATCGGGCGGGCGATCGCCCTCGCGTTCGCGCGCGAGGGCGCGCACCTCACGGTCGCCGAGATCGACGAGGGGCAGGGCACGAAGGTCGTGGCCGAGGCCCGGGATCTCGGCGCCGCCTCCGCCACCCTGCTCCCGACCGACGTGACCCGGTGGGAGTCGGTGCAGTCGATGGTGCGCGAGGTCGAGGGCCGCGCGGGCCGGGTGGATGTGCTGGTGAACAACGTCGGCTGGACCTTCGACCGCCTCTTCGTGGAGAAGGAGCGGACGGAGTGGGAGCGCGAGATCCAGCTCAACCTGTGGGGCATGATCAACTGCACCCGCGCGGTGCTCGACGGCATGATCGCCCGCAAGGCGGGCGCGATCGTGAGCATGGGCTCGGACGCCGGGCGCATGGGCGAGTTCCGCGAGGGCGTGTACGGGGCCTGCAAGGCCGGCGTGATCGCCCTCAGCAAGAGCCTGGCCCGCGAGGTGGGCCGTCATGGGATCCGCCTCAACGTCGTATGCCCGGGCATGACGATCCCCGCGTCCGAAGAGGATTTCGGCGACCGCAGCATGTGGGCCGCCGAGGCCAATCGCGCCTTTAGCGCGCCCGACATGCAGGCGCGCATTGCCAAGGCCTATCCACTCCGGCGCGTCGGCCGGCCCGAGGACGTGGCACCCGCCGTGCTGTTCCTGGCCTCCGCCGCCGCCGGCTTCATCACGGGGCAGACCCTCTCGGTGAGCGGCGGCTATACCATGATGTGAGCGGGGACGGCGCCATGGATCTGCAGCTCTCGCCCGAGCAGGAAGCCCTGAGTCGCACCCTCCGCCAGTTCGCCCGGAAGGAGCTGGCGCCGCACTCCGCGGCCTGGGACCGCAGCGGGCAGTTTCCCGCGGAGGCGTGGCGGCGCATGGGCGAGCTGGGGATCCTGGGGCTACGGATCCCCGCGACCTACGGGGGCCAGGAAGCCGACTTCCTGACCTACGGCATCGCGATGGAGGAGATCGGGCGCGGCGACTTCAGCTGCACCTACGGCATCCAGCTGGCCGGGCTGGCCGGCGAGATCCTCGGCGGCAGCGCGCCGGAGGCGCTCAAGGCGCGATGGCTCCCTCCCACCGCGGCCGGCGAGGCGGTGGTGGCCCTGGCCCTCACCGAGCCGGGCGCGGGCTCCGACGCGGCCAACCTGGCCTGCCGCGCCGAGCGCGACGGCGACGGCTACGTGCTCACTGGCGAGAAGTCGGGGATCAGCCTGGGCATGGCCGCGCACGCCGCCATCGTGTTCGCGCGCACCGATCCGGGGACACGGGCGCGGGGCATCACCGCCTTCCTGGTGCCGCTCGACCTGCCCGGGGTCTCGCGGAGCCCGCTGCGCGACATGGGCACGCGCGCCATCGCGCGCGCGGTGCTGAGCTTCGATCACGTGCGGATTCCGGGCTCGCATCGCCTCGGTGAGGAGGGCACCGGCTTCTACCGGGTCATGCAGGGCTTCGACTACAACCGCATCGGCATCGCGCTGGCGTGCCTGGGCGTGGCCCAGCAGTCGGTCGAGGAGACCATGGCCTACGTGCGCGAGCGCAAGGCGTTCGGCCATCCGCTCGCGCGCTTCCAGGGCGTGTCGTTCTCCATCGCGGAGGCGGCCACGCACGTGGAGGCCTGCCGCTGGCTCTGCTACCGGGCGCTCTGGCTCGCGGATCAGGGGAAGCCTCACACCAAGGAATCGGCGATGACCAAGTGGTGGGGCCCGCGTCTGTCGGTGGACACGATCCACCAGTGTCTGCTGCTGCACGGGCACTACGGCTACACCGACGAGCTGCCCTTCGAGCAGCGCATGCGCGACGTCATCGGCCTCGAGATCGGCGACGGCGCCTCCGAGGTCATGAAGATGGTGGTGGCTCGCGAGCTGCTGGGTCGCGAGAGCCTGCCGTACTAGCGCGGCCGTCCGGCCCGTCACGGCTCGGCGGGATGTGAGAGAATGCGGCCGCCTCGAGAGGCGCCGCGCGAAATTCCTCCGCGGAACGACAAGGAGCGCTCAATGTCCGAGGACGTCAAGGCCCATATCACCGGCGTGGTCTTCCAGGTCACCACCAAGCCCGGAGACGCGGTGGCCGCCGGAGATCCGGTCATCGTGCTCGAGTCCATGAAGATGGAGATCCCGGTGGAGGCGCCCCGGGCCGGCAAGGTGCGCGAGATCCGGGTCGCCGAGGGGCAGACGGTGCAAGAGGGAGACACCGTCGCGGTGATCGACTAGGGTCGCGGCCGAGGACACGCCGATGGCCGTCGCGCTGATCCGCGAGCTGTACGAGTATCACCACTGGGCGAACCGTCACCTCCTCGACATCGCGGCCGGCCTCGGCGACGGGGCCACCCGCGACATGGGGGCCCACTGGAGCTTTCCCACGCTCAAGGGCATGTTCGCGCACGTCTACGGCGCCGATCTCTCGTGGCTGCGGCGCTGGCAGGGCTCCTCTCCCCGCCGGCTGATGGGCGACGGCGACTTCGCCTCCATCGCCGCCCTTCGGGAGCAGTGGGACGCGCTCGAGCGAGAGCAGGGCGCCTTCGTGAACGCGGTGAGCGAAGCCGATCTCGCCCGGGTCGTGAGCTACCAGAACACCCAGGGCAAGGCGTTCAGCGTGGCGCTGGGTCCGCTGCTGCAGCACGTGGTCAACCACGCGACTCATCACCGCAGTGAGGCGGCCACGATGATCACGCTGATCAGCGGCTCGCCGCCCGACACCGGGATCAACACCTATCGCGTCGCAGTGGTCAAGGGCTGACCCGTGGGAATGAAGGACCTCGTCGACGATCTGCGCGCGCGCCGTGAGCGCGCGCTCGGAATGGGCGGAGCCGACGCGGTGGCCCGGCAGCGCGCGGACGGCAAGCTCACCGTCCGGGAGCGGCTCGATCTCCTGTTCGACGCCGAGTCGTTCCAGGAGATCGGGGTCCTCGCCACTCACGCCAACGTCGCGCCCGCGATGAAGGGGCGCGAGACTCCCGCGGACGGCGTGATCACCGGTTTCGGCCGGATCGCCGGACGGCCCGCCGCGGTGATCGCCTACGACTTCACGGTGATGGCCGGCTCGATGGGGCGCACCGCCGAGGTGAAGTGCAACCGGGCCCGC
This window contains:
- a CDS encoding acyl-CoA dehydrogenase family protein encodes the protein MDLQLSPEQEALSRTLRQFARKELAPHSAAWDRSGQFPAEAWRRMGELGILGLRIPATYGGQEADFLTYGIAMEEIGRGDFSCTYGIQLAGLAGEILGGSAPEALKARWLPPTAAGEAVVALALTEPGAGSDAANLACRAERDGDGYVLTGEKSGISLGMAAHAAIVFARTDPGTRARGITAFLVPLDLPGVSRSPLRDMGTRAIARAVLSFDHVRIPGSHRLGEEGTGFYRVMQGFDYNRIGIALACLGVAQQSVEETMAYVRERKAFGHPLARFQGVSFSIAEAATHVEACRWLCYRALWLADQGKPHTKESAMTKWWGPRLSVDTIHQCLLLHGHYGYTDELPFEQRMRDVIGLEIGDGASEVMKMVVARELLGRESLPY
- a CDS encoding DUF455 family protein, with the protein product MERPIAYDKLAREDRLVRMRAREVAQLKIDQGLPPFPDLLSPDAIKERVHGIMVGELQAMEGAGRTVYDFPDAPWEFTMDMARQVWDESRHVEIYVRLLEHLDGYIGEFPETTILWRCACAEDAAARVAGVNRGLEGLACDVFNQLVHIARKMGDPILERAVDYVLADEITHVRMGSKWLTRLTEGDPERRRRAIEFQETIDERFNLGGIRREGPHEMVPISIATEARREGGFTDEEIARLIRTTQRSAVY
- a CDS encoding AMP-binding protein, with translation METTLTDARTRAMTAAGFWRNESLLTYLDRWARTRPDKTALVDARGRLSWSELARAADRVAHGLRSHGVEPGRVISCQMPNWSEAIVVFLAALRLGAVINPIPPTYRASEVRFMLGLLESQVAVVPATFRGFDHAGMLAGLRAELPRLEHVFVARGDGPAGTTPLRTLTDEAWEAREGRREFPGTPPDAVHEVVFTSGTTGEPKGVMHTQNTTLSTLHLAIERLDLTERDVLLMASTVGHQTGFLFGHCLNLLLGATTVWMDVWNVEEAARLIEGQGVTFSMGATPFLRDLTYLETGRDRSSLRLFISAGAPIPRALVRDARERLGCVISAGWGMTENGMVTCNGLRDDEGKIVGSDGSPLAGMELRIVDDDGTPVPPGVEGDLLARGAAQFVGYFRRPQFTAEAHTADSWFRTGDRGTLDRDGYLAITGRSKDLIIRGGENIPVVEVENLLYTHPKVAGVAIVATPDPRLGERACAVVIPREGQTITLGEIVSFLERHHLARQKFPERLEVVSEFPTTPSGKIQKYKLRDLVAERARRTEKPT
- a CDS encoding biotin/lipoyl-binding carrier protein gives rise to the protein MSEDVKAHITGVVFQVTTKPGDAVAAGDPVIVLESMKMEIPVEAPRAGKVREIRVAEGQTVQEGDTVAVID
- a CDS encoding DsrE family protein, which produces MALASRKLGLMVSTAPDHPNLDTALGLSRAALDAGGDVYLYLIDDAVAAVEDARLQALAERGLKLFVCAYGCQKRRLPLSDRATNCGLVVLTDVINGTDRFIALN
- a CDS encoding acetyl-CoA carboxylase biotin carboxylase subunit; the encoded protein is MLQRVLIANRGEIARRVIRGCRTMGIHAIAVYSEADAGWPHVADADEAVAIGPAPARDSYLDIARLLEAARRTKAEAVHPGYGFLSENWRFAQACEAAGLVFIGPSWRVIQQMGDKVAARALMSAAGVPVVPGSTGPVDSVDAAREVAARVGYPVMVKAAAGGGGIGMVRVPDEAGLASAFTAAQRRAQSAFGSGALFVERYLENPRHVEVQVFGDAGGRVVHLHERECSIQRRHQKLVEESPAPNLPAALRARLTEAAVAGARAVGYVNAGTMEFIVHGEQFYFLEMNTRLQVEHPVTEEVTGLDLVQAQLRVASGEPLPWTQEQVPQRGCSIECRVYAEDPARNFMPSPGRISRLVLPAGPGVRVECGVAEGVEVSVHYDPLLAKLIATGATRVDAIERMRGALAAFVVEGVKTVIPFQQRVVDSPAFRAGAVHTQMVEQGAFR
- the cysE gene encoding serine O-acetyltransferase; this translates as MGEGEARDTPSRRTQGATEMLEQMRRDVRTVLERDPAARSAVEVVLCTPGVHAIWIHRVAHRLWGAGWKLGGRWLSHVGRFLTGIEIHPAAVLGPGLFIDHGMGIVIGETAEIGENVSILQGVTLGGTSAKREKRHPTIGDNVTIGAGAAVLGGFTIGAGSRIGAGSVVVREVPENCVVVGVPGRITFRNGERVTGGIDLNQTDLPDPLARTLEQMADRIHSLEAELERLKKMADAADARTH
- a CDS encoding SDR family oxidoreductase, with product MNLELADKSVIVTGGGSNIGRAIALAFAREGAHLTVAEIDEGQGTKVVAEARDLGAASATLLPTDVTRWESVQSMVREVEGRAGRVDVLVNNVGWTFDRLFVEKERTEWEREIQLNLWGMINCTRAVLDGMIARKAGAIVSMGSDAGRMGEFREGVYGACKAGVIALSKSLAREVGRHGIRLNVVCPGMTIPASEEDFGDRSMWAAEANRAFSAPDMQARIAKAYPLRRVGRPEDVAPAVLFLASAAAGFITGQTLSVSGGYTMM
- a CDS encoding IscS subfamily cysteine desulfurase; translation: MNRQVYLDHNASTPVHPEVVDAMLPYFSERFGNPSSVHGFGRAAREGLETAREQVAHFLRVGKEEIVFTSGGTESDNMAVKGVAMARRSGHIITSKIEHHAVLRAVQNLETMGFDATYLDVDGFGMVDPDALRRAIRPDTILISIMHANSEIGTVQPARELGAIAREHNIPFHMDAVQTFGKVPIDLDAFNIDMLSFSGHKIYGPKGVAGLYIRKGTKMVSVQHGGEHERRRRAGTENVAGIVGFGKAVEVRGRDMAEEAQRLTALRERLWEGLSRRVPEVRLNGHPTQRVPGTCNVCFRHVESESIVLGLDLKGIGVSAGSACTSGNVEPSYVLVAMGVPLDWAMGAVRHSLGRSTTAEDIDYVIESTEPLVAKLRSAMPARA
- a CDS encoding DinB family protein, whose amino-acid sequence is MAVALIRELYEYHHWANRHLLDIAAGLGDGATRDMGAHWSFPTLKGMFAHVYGADLSWLRRWQGSSPRRLMGDGDFASIAALREQWDALEREQGAFVNAVSEADLARVVSYQNTQGKAFSVALGPLLQHVVNHATHHRSEAATMITLISGSPPDTGINTYRVAVVKG
- a CDS encoding helix-turn-helix domain-containing protein; the protein is MLPKDTMDVKEASRYLAMDEKVVTQMAIERRIPAVEHEGKWLFSKKSIDKWRGRTVTR
- the dinB gene encoding DNA polymerase IV encodes the protein MTRTILHVDMDAFYASVEQRDRPELRGRPVIVGADPSGRGVVSAASYEARRFGVHSAMPIGRAARLCPQGSFLPVDMAKYAAVSRQVMEILAAFTPLLEPLSIDEAFLDVTGTEGLHGDGPTVARAIKSRIAEALSLTASVGVAANMFVAKVASDLRKPDGLVVVAPGAEADFLAPLPVSRLWGVGRVTGASLEEMGINTIGQLASLPLPYLEARFGSGARGLHDLAFGRDDRTVEPFAPPKSMGAEETFGQDHRDVERLTATLREQAERVARELRDEGYAGRCVTLKLRFADFSTLTRRHTDDPTQDGLAIYRRARALLDRIPLGQAVRLIGLSVSGLGPAASGQLSLLEPDTARRERLARAMDRVTARFGEDSLRPASLLRKPRRGPRPFGRNA